From Pseudomonas hefeiensis, one genomic window encodes:
- a CDS encoding methyl-accepting chemotaxis protein, with product MFIRTRKHQDALHEIQARQAILEAERTALQHCMAIIEFTPTGEVLDVSPAFLKMMGYSLSETLGQHHSMFCEPAYSRSAECSALWQQLGQGYSADSQFLHLRRDGSWLWVQASYAPVLDQDAKVQRIILIVRDINERVLRAQAETSFMQAIDRSMAVIEFDLSGQVVNANANFMGVMGYRLQEIRGQHHRIFCKPSEVQSEAYRGFWAGLNRGEYKTGLFERVDNRGATVWLQATYNPLYDARGRLYGVVKFATDSTREVEQRQSESKAAGLAFETSRQTDEQTRLGTCVVQQTVTVVQSIADELQQVSAGIGALSVQSEEIGSIVDAIRGIAEQTNLLALNAAIEAARAGEQGRGFAVVADEVRNLARRTSQSTVAITQVVAKNRELARQAVSSMQSSTLKAEQGVKLANQAGTVILDIHRGAQQVVEVMGEFAQALDQRRGA from the coding sequence ATGTTCATTCGTACTCGCAAGCATCAGGACGCCTTGCACGAAATCCAGGCCAGGCAGGCTATTCTCGAAGCCGAACGGACGGCCTTGCAGCATTGCATGGCAATCATCGAGTTCACTCCTACGGGCGAGGTGCTCGACGTCAGCCCGGCTTTTTTGAAAATGATGGGTTATTCACTCAGCGAAACCCTTGGTCAGCATCATTCGATGTTTTGTGAGCCTGCCTATTCACGCAGTGCCGAATGCTCAGCGTTATGGCAACAACTGGGGCAAGGCTACTCTGCCGACAGCCAGTTTCTGCATTTGCGCCGTGATGGAAGCTGGCTGTGGGTGCAAGCAAGCTACGCCCCTGTGCTGGATCAAGATGCAAAGGTGCAGCGCATCATCTTGATCGTTCGCGATATCAACGAGCGGGTGTTGCGCGCCCAGGCCGAAACCAGCTTCATGCAAGCGATTGACCGCTCCATGGCGGTTATCGAATTTGATCTGAGCGGTCAGGTCGTGAATGCCAACGCGAATTTCATGGGCGTCATGGGGTACCGCCTGCAAGAGATTCGGGGCCAGCATCATCGGATTTTCTGCAAGCCAAGCGAGGTTCAGAGCGAGGCCTATCGTGGCTTCTGGGCCGGGCTCAATCGCGGAGAATACAAGACCGGCCTTTTCGAACGCGTCGACAATCGAGGCGCGACTGTCTGGCTGCAGGCTACCTACAATCCGCTTTACGATGCGCGGGGGCGTTTGTATGGGGTGGTCAAGTTCGCCACTGACAGCACTCGCGAAGTCGAGCAGCGCCAAAGTGAATCAAAAGCGGCGGGACTGGCTTTCGAGACATCCCGGCAGACCGATGAGCAAACCCGGCTCGGCACGTGTGTGGTTCAGCAAACCGTTACGGTGGTGCAAAGCATCGCCGATGAGCTTCAACAGGTGTCAGCCGGGATAGGTGCCCTGAGCGTGCAGTCAGAAGAAATCGGCAGCATCGTTGATGCCATCCGGGGCATCGCCGAACAGACCAATCTGCTTGCCCTCAATGCAGCCATCGAAGCGGCTCGCGCCGGGGAGCAGGGACGCGGCTTCGCGGTGGTGGCCGATGAGGTGCGCAATCTGGCGCGACGTACAAGCCAGTCAACCGTGGCCATTACTCAGGTCGTCGCCAAGAACCGTGAATTGGCCAGGCAAGCGGTGAGCAGCATGCAATCGAGCACGCTCAAGGCAGAGCAGGGCGTGAAACTGGCTAACCAGGCCGGCACTGTCATTCTGGATATTCATCGAGGCGCGCAGCAGGTTGTGGAGGTGATGGGTGAATTCGCTCAAGCGCTGGATCAACGACGTGGTGCCTGA
- a CDS encoding TIGR02450 family Trp-rich protein, with product MNKINPRKLKLSKWTACAPSDREKHFLVTKLLCDEEGTPIRVELEAVYSARVTLLDWHELRDSRHWKMGWC from the coding sequence ATGAATAAAATCAACCCTCGCAAGCTGAAACTCTCCAAATGGACTGCCTGTGCGCCGTCTGATCGGGAAAAGCATTTTCTCGTCACCAAGCTGCTCTGTGATGAGGAGGGGACACCCATTCGGGTTGAGCTTGAGGCTGTGTACAGCGCTCGTGTGACGCTGCTCGACTGGCACGAGTTGCGTGACAGCAGGCATTGGAAAATGGGCTGGTGCTGA
- a CDS encoding ABC transporter ATP-binding protein, translating to MSDNLIEIRDLSVAFNDQTVVRNLCLDIRPGECLALVGESGSGKSVTAHSIPQLLPQTGSHTTGSIRYRGQELVGAEAKVLRELRGDRIAMIFQEPMTSLNPLHSVEKQIGETLMLHKGLGGKAARQRILELLALVGIQKPTERLKAYPHQLSGGQRQRVMIAMALACEPELLIADEPTTALDVTVQRKILLLLKSLQQRLGMSLLLISHDLNLVRSIAQRVCVMKAGEIVEQAPCETLFSAPKHPYSCELLHAEPEGEAPPRDEREDVLQVQDLRVSFALGGGLFRRKEYLHAVDGISLTIQRGKTLGIVGESGSGKSTLGQAILRLIESEGSIRFQGQALDHLSQKDLRPWRKQMQVVFQDPFGSLSPRMSVQQIISEGLEVHSSSSSEQCEAQVIQALQEVGLDPQSRHRYPHEFSGGQRQRIAIARALVLKPALILLDEPTSALDRTVQKQVVALLRQLQEKHGLTYLFISHDLAVVRALAHDMIVIKDGKVVEHGASHEVFDAPQHPYTKELLAAAQPQ from the coding sequence ATGAGCGACAACCTGATCGAAATCCGCGACTTGAGCGTGGCCTTCAACGACCAAACCGTGGTGCGCAACCTGTGCCTGGACATCCGCCCCGGCGAATGCCTGGCCCTGGTGGGTGAGTCCGGCTCCGGCAAGTCGGTAACGGCCCATTCGATCCCGCAATTGCTGCCGCAAACCGGCAGCCATACCACCGGCAGCATCCGCTATCGCGGCCAGGAACTGGTGGGCGCCGAGGCCAAGGTCCTGCGCGAACTGCGAGGGGACCGGATCGCAATGATTTTCCAGGAGCCGATGACGTCGCTGAACCCGCTGCACAGCGTCGAAAAGCAGATTGGTGAAACCCTGATGCTGCACAAGGGCCTGGGTGGCAAGGCGGCGCGCCAGCGCATTCTGGAGTTGCTGGCCCTGGTGGGCATCCAGAAACCCACCGAACGGCTCAAGGCTTACCCGCACCAACTCTCCGGCGGCCAACGACAGCGGGTGATGATTGCCATGGCCCTGGCCTGCGAACCGGAACTGTTGATTGCCGACGAACCGACCACCGCGCTCGACGTGACGGTGCAGCGCAAGATTCTGCTGCTGCTCAAGTCCCTGCAGCAACGACTCGGCATGTCACTGCTGTTGATCAGCCACGACCTGAACCTGGTGCGCAGCATCGCGCAACGGGTGTGCGTAATGAAGGCTGGGGAAATCGTCGAACAGGCGCCGTGCGAAACACTCTTCAGCGCGCCGAAGCATCCCTACAGCTGCGAGTTGCTGCACGCCGAGCCGGAAGGCGAAGCCCCGCCCCGTGATGAACGCGAAGACGTCTTGCAAGTGCAGGATTTGCGCGTCAGCTTTGCCCTGGGCGGCGGTCTGTTCCGGCGCAAGGAATACTTGCACGCTGTGGACGGCATCAGCCTGACGATCCAACGCGGCAAGACCCTGGGCATCGTCGGCGAATCCGGTTCCGGCAAATCCACTCTCGGCCAGGCGATCCTGCGACTGATCGAGTCCGAAGGCAGCATCCGCTTCCAGGGACAAGCCCTCGATCATCTGTCACAGAAAGACCTGCGACCGTGGCGCAAGCAGATGCAGGTGGTGTTCCAGGACCCGTTCGGCAGCCTCAGCCCCCGCATGTCGGTGCAGCAGATCATCAGCGAGGGCCTTGAGGTCCACAGCTCGTCCAGTTCCGAGCAGTGCGAAGCGCAGGTGATCCAGGCACTGCAGGAAGTCGGCCTCGACCCGCAGAGCCGCCACCGCTACCCCCACGAATTCTCCGGCGGCCAGCGCCAACGCATCGCCATCGCTCGGGCGCTGGTGCTCAAGCCGGCCCTGATTCTGCTGGACGAACCGACCTCAGCCCTGGACCGCACCGTGCAAAAGCAAGTGGTCGCCCTGCTCCGCCAGCTCCAGGAAAAGCATGGCCTGACCTACCTGTTCATCAGCCATGACCTGGCGGTGGTCCGCGCCCTGGCCCACGACATGATCGTGATCAAGGACGGTAAAGTGGTGGAACACGGCGCCAGCCATGAAGTGTTCGACGCGCCCCAGCATCCGTATACCAAGGAGTTGTTGGCGGCGGCGCAGCCGCAGTAA
- a CDS encoding sigma-54 interaction domain-containing protein — protein sequence MNPTESLKDYKRVRTLAIRSLFEIIEQSSEGTVIVDRDANIVWMNERYARRFGLNSAQEAIGRACESVIPGSLLREVVRTGRPILLDMQDTPKEPMVVMRLPIHDSAGAVIGAIGFALFDELRSLSPMLKRYLSMQEELASTRSLLRARQTRYNFAHFIGTSRASLEVKRRARRSASADSPVLLLGETGTGKELLAQAIHGASPRAHKAFVSINSAAIPESLLEAEFFGTAPGAFTGADRKGRAGKLQIAQGGTLFLDEIGDMPLPLQSKLLRVLQEKEYEPVGSNEVMQSDVRIIAATSMDLEAAIKRGEFRADLYYRLNVLPIQVPPLRERLDDLPALSEAILEELRSQHELNRDALDLLGQHAWPGNIRELRNVLERTALLSDDLLLTAADIRAAIGTFTPVTRALNPHQEPLRQETFSQARARFDRHLIETTLAQCDGKVVEAAERLGLGRSTLYKKMVALGIAESQ from the coding sequence ATGAACCCCACCGAAAGCCTCAAGGATTACAAGCGCGTGCGCACGCTGGCGATCCGTTCGTTGTTCGAGATCATCGAACAGTCCAGCGAAGGCACGGTGATTGTTGACCGTGACGCGAATATCGTCTGGATGAACGAACGCTACGCCCGGCGCTTCGGCCTGAACTCGGCGCAAGAAGCCATCGGCCGGGCGTGCGAGAGCGTGATCCCGGGGAGCCTGCTGCGCGAAGTAGTGCGCACGGGCCGGCCGATTCTGCTGGACATGCAAGACACGCCCAAGGAGCCGATGGTGGTGATGCGCCTGCCGATCCACGACAGCGCGGGCGCGGTGATCGGCGCCATCGGTTTTGCCCTGTTCGATGAATTGCGCAGCCTGTCGCCGATGCTCAAGCGCTACCTGAGCATGCAGGAAGAACTGGCTTCCACCCGCTCACTGCTGCGGGCACGGCAGACGCGGTACAACTTCGCCCACTTCATCGGCACCAGCCGCGCCAGCCTTGAGGTCAAGCGTCGTGCCCGGCGCAGCGCCAGCGCCGATTCGCCGGTGCTGCTGCTCGGCGAAACCGGGACCGGCAAGGAACTGCTGGCCCAGGCAATCCACGGTGCTTCGCCAAGGGCGCACAAGGCGTTCGTCAGCATCAACAGCGCCGCGATTCCGGAATCCCTGCTGGAAGCCGAGTTCTTTGGCACCGCTCCGGGCGCCTTCACCGGCGCCGACCGCAAAGGCCGCGCCGGCAAACTGCAGATCGCCCAGGGCGGCACACTGTTCCTGGATGAAATTGGCGACATGCCGCTGCCGCTGCAAAGCAAACTGCTGCGGGTCTTGCAGGAAAAAGAATACGAACCGGTGGGCTCCAACGAGGTGATGCAAAGCGACGTGCGGATCATCGCTGCCACGTCCATGGATCTGGAAGCGGCGATCAAACGCGGAGAGTTTCGCGCCGACCTGTATTACCGCCTCAATGTGTTGCCGATCCAGGTCCCGCCGCTGCGCGAACGGCTGGATGACTTGCCGGCCCTGAGCGAGGCGATCCTCGAAGAACTGCGCAGCCAGCACGAACTGAACCGCGACGCACTCGACCTGCTGGGGCAACACGCCTGGCCGGGCAACATCCGGGAGCTACGCAATGTGCTGGAACGAACCGCGCTGCTCAGCGACGACCTGCTGCTCACTGCCGCCGATATTCGAGCGGCCATTGGGACTTTCACGCCGGTCACCCGTGCGTTAAATCCACATCAGGAACCGCTGCGGCAAGAAACCTTCAGCCAGGCCCGGGCACGATTCGACCGCCATTTGATCGAAACCACCCTCGCACAATGCGACGGCAAGGTGGTCGAAGCGGCCGAGCGGTTGGGACTGGGGAGATCGACCTTGTATAAAAAGATGGTGGCGCTGGGGATCGCAGAGTCTCAATAA
- the hbdH gene encoding 3-hydroxybutyrate dehydrogenase, translating to MTTTLSGKTALVTGSTSGIGLGIALSLAKAGANLILNGFGDASTVMTEVKQFGGRVGHHPADVSDPAQIADMLAYAEREFGGVDILVNNAGIQHVAAVEDFPVERWDSIIAINLSSVFHATRLSLPGMRAKGWGRIINIASVHGQVGSVGKAAYVAAKHGVIGLTKVVGLETATSNVTCNAICPGWVLTPLVQKQIDDRIATGVDPQQAQHDLLAEKQPSLEFVTPPQLGELVLFLCSEAGSQVRGAAWNIDGGWLAQ from the coding sequence ATGACGACAACTTTATCCGGCAAGACCGCCCTGGTGACCGGTTCCACCAGCGGCATCGGCCTGGGCATTGCCCTGAGCCTGGCCAAGGCCGGTGCCAACCTGATCCTCAACGGTTTTGGCGACGCTTCGACGGTCATGACCGAAGTGAAACAGTTCGGTGGCAGGGTCGGCCATCATCCGGCGGATGTCAGTGACCCGGCGCAGATCGCCGACATGCTCGCCTACGCCGAGCGGGAGTTCGGCGGCGTGGACATCCTGGTGAACAACGCCGGTATCCAGCACGTGGCCGCCGTGGAGGATTTTCCGGTGGAACGCTGGGACTCGATCATCGCCATCAACCTGTCCTCGGTGTTCCATGCCACGCGCTTGAGCCTGCCAGGCATGCGCGCCAAGGGCTGGGGGCGGATCATCAACATTGCCTCGGTGCATGGCCAGGTCGGCTCGGTGGGCAAGGCTGCCTACGTCGCGGCCAAGCACGGGGTGATCGGCCTGACCAAAGTGGTCGGCCTGGAAACAGCCACCAGCAACGTGACGTGCAACGCCATCTGCCCTGGCTGGGTGCTGACACCGCTGGTGCAGAAACAGATCGATGACCGCATCGCCACGGGCGTCGATCCGCAACAGGCGCAGCATGATCTGCTGGCCGAGAAGCAGCCTTCCCTGGAATTCGTCACCCCGCCGCAACTGGGGGAACTGGTGCTGTTTCTGTGCAGCGAAGCCGGCAGCCAGGTACGCGGCGCGGCGTGGAATATTGATGGTGGGTGGCTGGCTCAGTAA
- a CDS encoding GntP family permease, with protein sequence MSVIIALAALTLLMVAAYRGYSVILFAPIAALGAVLLTDPSAVAPAFTGVFMEKMVGFIKLYFPVFLLGAVFGKLIELSGFSRSIVAAAIRLLGTRQAMLVIVLVCALLTYGGVSLFVVVFAVYPFAAEMFRQSNIPKRLIPATIALGAFSFTMDALPGTPQIQNIIPSTFFNTTAWAAPWLGVIGTIFVFSFGMLFLQRQRNKAQRVGEGYGTELRNEPETAEDIKLPNPWLAISPLLAVGIMNLLFTQWIPQWYGKTHSLLLPGMTTPVTSDIAKLTAIWAVQAALLVGIVLVLLFAFSTIRSKLAEGSKSAVGGALLAAMNTASEYGFGAVIASLPGFLVLADWLKNIPNPLVNEAVTVTLLAGITGSASGGMSIALAAMSETFISAANAANIPLEVLHRVASMASGGMDTLPHNGAVITLLAVTGLTHREAYKDIFCITLIKTLAVFVVIGVFYATGIV encoded by the coding sequence ATGAGTGTGATCATTGCCTTGGCAGCTCTCACGCTGCTGATGGTGGCCGCCTACCGTGGCTACAGCGTTATCCTTTTTGCCCCCATCGCCGCCCTCGGCGCCGTCTTGCTCACTGACCCTTCCGCCGTCGCACCTGCCTTCACCGGGGTGTTCATGGAGAAGATGGTCGGTTTCATCAAACTGTATTTTCCGGTGTTCCTGCTCGGCGCGGTGTTCGGCAAACTGATCGAGCTGTCGGGTTTCTCCCGTTCCATCGTCGCAGCGGCGATTCGCCTGCTGGGTACGCGCCAGGCCATGTTGGTGATCGTACTGGTCTGCGCCTTGCTGACCTATGGCGGCGTGTCGCTGTTCGTCGTGGTGTTCGCGGTGTATCCGTTCGCCGCCGAGATGTTCCGCCAGAGCAATATTCCCAAACGGCTGATTCCGGCCACCATTGCCCTTGGCGCGTTCTCGTTCACCATGGACGCCCTGCCCGGCACGCCGCAGATCCAGAACATCATCCCGAGCACCTTCTTCAACACCACCGCCTGGGCCGCGCCATGGCTGGGTGTGATCGGCACGATCTTCGTGTTCAGCTTCGGCATGCTGTTCCTGCAACGCCAGCGCAACAAGGCCCAGCGTGTAGGCGAAGGCTACGGCACCGAACTGCGCAACGAGCCGGAGACCGCCGAAGACATCAAGCTACCCAATCCCTGGCTCGCCATTTCGCCGCTGTTGGCGGTCGGGATCATGAACCTGCTGTTCACCCAGTGGATTCCCCAGTGGTACGGCAAGACCCACAGCCTGTTGCTGCCAGGCATGACCACACCGGTGACCAGCGACATCGCCAAGCTGACCGCGATCTGGGCCGTGCAGGCCGCGTTACTGGTGGGTATTGTCCTGGTGCTACTGTTCGCCTTCAGCACCATTCGCAGCAAGCTGGCCGAAGGCAGCAAGAGCGCGGTGGGCGGTGCGCTGCTGGCGGCAATGAACACCGCTTCGGAATACGGTTTCGGTGCGGTCATCGCGTCCTTGCCGGGTTTTCTGGTGTTGGCCGACTGGCTCAAGAACATTCCCAATCCATTGGTCAATGAGGCCGTGACCGTGACGCTGCTGGCGGGCATCACCGGTTCAGCCTCGGGCGGCATGAGCATCGCCCTGGCGGCGATGTCCGAAACGTTCATCAGCGCCGCCAACGCCGCCAATATTCCCTTGGAAGTACTGCACCGGGTCGCGTCCATGGCCAGCGGCGGCATGGACACCTTGCCCCACAACGGCGCGGTGATCACCCTGCTGGCGGTGACCGGCCTGACCCACCGTGAAGCCTACAAAGACATTTTCTGTATTACGCTGATCAAGACCCTCGCGGTTTTCGTGGTGATCGGTGTGTTCTACGCCACTGGCATTGTGTGA